One genomic window of Spirochaetota bacterium includes the following:
- a CDS encoding AraC family transcriptional regulator, translated as MVEMHFEFPRKDYPRLTHFGYESGGATSYPVPHYHYGYELFYFTGGSGAIQIEKRGEPIPVRTQDLLIIAPNAEHCFMAESNVLSYYWIGVQTGKKVVRARYSTVSHPRYSHHAFDPVRIIESIDAHLADMKGVLGDEKHACLRMSPRTAAIFEDIREELTENRLHAREIIYHRSAELLARVIRTAKAPMDETPIGRVKRHIEAHHAEAMPLTSLAKLADMHIAELCRRFKAETGTTIVQYMNRMRIDSAKRLLRSGKSVGETANTLGFGTIYYFSALFKRSVGVSPKAYVRSAQG; from the coding sequence ATGGTAGAGATGCACTTCGAATTCCCGCGAAAGGACTATCCCCGCCTCACCCACTTCGGCTATGAAAGCGGCGGCGCAACTTCATATCCTGTCCCGCATTATCACTACGGCTACGAGCTCTTTTATTTCACCGGCGGGAGCGGCGCGATACAGATAGAGAAGCGGGGAGAACCGATACCCGTGCGCACGCAAGACCTTCTCATCATCGCACCGAACGCAGAGCACTGTTTCATGGCCGAATCGAACGTATTGTCCTATTATTGGATCGGCGTTCAGACGGGGAAAAAAGTCGTCAGGGCCAGATACTCGACAGTTTCACATCCGCGATACTCACATCACGCATTCGACCCCGTTCGTATCATCGAATCGATAGACGCTCACCTTGCCGATATGAAAGGCGTGCTCGGTGATGAAAAACATGCATGCCTCCGCATGTCGCCGCGGACGGCGGCCATCTTCGAGGACATACGCGAAGAGCTCACGGAGAACCGCCTGCATGCACGGGAGATAATCTATCACCGCTCCGCTGAGCTCCTCGCGCGCGTCATACGCACCGCGAAAGCGCCGATGGACGAAACTCCTATCGGCCGGGTGAAACGTCATATCGAAGCGCATCACGCAGAGGCGATGCCCCTTACATCGCTCGCGAAACTCGCGGACATGCATATCGCCGAACTGTGCAGGCGTTTTAAAGCAGAAACAGGAACGACGATCGTACAGTATATGAACCGCATGCGCATCGATTCGGCAAAGCGGCTGTTGCGTTCCGGGAAAAGCGTCGGCGAGACGGCGAACACGCTCGGTTTCGGCACCATCTACTATTTCAGCGCATTGTTCAAGCGTTCTGTCGGCGTATCCCCGAAGGCGTATGTACGATCGGCACAAGGATGA
- a CDS encoding sugar phosphate isomerase/epimerase family protein — protein MKKYSIILGNLGNTCDRFLSSGYKESLDKDVMLEQAASIDGVSGIELVGTWDVTKETASAMKKKLASRKLKCASIIPDLFSQKRWGKGSLSSADASIRTQALDEMKAAVDMAHDMECDMLTVWPGQDGYDYCLAADYMEERQWLIDGVRTAAQYAKQKGVRLALEYKMKEPRTHSYLARAADTLLVAMETGMDNVGVAIDTGHAFLAYENVAESIAILSRAGKLYHMHFNDNYSSWDDDMIVGSVRLIEYFEMMFWLEKTGYNGWYSMDQYPYREDGCEAVRSSVLFVQRMQSILERVGKAAVEALIKKRDPVAVAAFIRENLIAH, from the coding sequence ATGAAAAAATACTCCATCATACTCGGCAATCTCGGCAATACCTGCGATCGCTTCCTCTCAAGCGGATATAAAGAGTCGCTCGATAAGGACGTCATGCTCGAGCAGGCAGCGTCCATCGACGGTGTGAGCGGCATAGAACTTGTCGGCACGTGGGATGTTACGAAAGAGACCGCGTCCGCTATGAAGAAAAAGCTCGCTTCCCGAAAATTGAAATGCGCATCCATCATCCCTGATCTTTTTTCGCAGAAGCGCTGGGGCAAGGGATCGCTTTCTTCCGCGGACGCATCGATACGCACGCAGGCGCTTGATGAGATGAAAGCGGCCGTCGACATGGCTCACGATATGGAATGCGATATGCTCACCGTATGGCCGGGGCAGGATGGATACGATTACTGCCTTGCGGCAGATTATATGGAAGAACGTCAATGGCTTATCGATGGCGTTCGGACCGCGGCGCAGTATGCAAAGCAAAAGGGCGTACGGCTTGCGCTTGAATACAAGATGAAAGAGCCGCGTACGCATTCGTATCTCGCACGTGCTGCGGATACGCTTCTCGTCGCGATGGAGACAGGCATGGATAATGTCGGCGTTGCCATCGATACGGGGCATGCATTCCTTGCGTATGAGAATGTGGCGGAGTCGATAGCGATACTGTCACGTGCCGGCAAGCTCTATCATATGCATTTTAATGACAATTATAGTTCGTGGGATGATGATATGATAGTCGGCTCCGTGCGGCTCATCGAATATTTCGAGATGATGTTCTGGCTTGAGAAGACAGGATACAATGGCTGGTATTCCATGGACCAGTATCCGTATCGAGAGGACGGCTGCGAGGCGGTGCGATCGAGCGTGCTGTTTGTTCAGCGAATGCAATCCATATTGGAACGCGTGGGAAAGGCTGCTGTTGAGGCGCTGATAAAGAAGCGCGATCCCGTCGCTGTCGCTGCTTTTATCCGGGAGAATCTGATAGCGCACTAG
- a CDS encoding AraC family transcriptional regulator, translating to MNSRIRTVGLSSFENDVFNSMNITLLGFGKVMLDEDFRSEDRHSFCNEINVILKGRGRLRYNGRDTIMTPGNAYFFPAGGSMLAHGNEPLYKYYFQFRAQMNGCEVFHDARPLTADAPRAMIAGLSADAAHAPDILSARANVLRCLSLFSGELFPLIAHRRDDLSRFEPFFRYVNEHLNGEFSLADYGSYSGQKPKNFAAQFKEQFGESPKKYFLREKADRIKEALYHSGDPLSGIGDAFGFSDQFYFSRFFKKMTGVTPSDYRASVKAAWHPEKTSPRGGHR from the coding sequence ATGAACAGCCGTATCCGTACCGTCGGGCTCAGTTCGTTCGAGAACGATGTCTTTAATTCGATGAACATAACGCTTCTCGGTTTTGGAAAAGTCATGCTGGACGAGGATTTCCGCTCCGAGGACAGGCATAGTTTCTGCAATGAGATCAATGTCATACTGAAGGGGCGAGGACGTCTTCGCTACAACGGCAGGGACACGATCATGACGCCGGGGAACGCATACTTCTTCCCCGCCGGCGGCAGCATGCTGGCACACGGCAATGAGCCGCTCTATAAATACTATTTCCAATTCCGCGCGCAGATGAACGGCTGTGAAGTGTTCCATGACGCACGGCCGCTTACCGCTGATGCGCCCCGGGCGATGATCGCGGGGCTTTCCGCCGATGCGGCACATGCGCCGGACATCCTTTCCGCGCGGGCGAACGTACTTCGCTGTCTCTCGCTCTTTTCAGGAGAGCTGTTCCCGCTTATCGCGCATCGACGGGACGATCTCAGCCGATTCGAGCCGTTCTTCAGGTACGTGAACGAGCACCTGAACGGTGAATTCTCGCTCGCGGATTACGGATCGTACAGCGGGCAGAAGCCGAAGAATTTCGCGGCACAGTTCAAGGAACAGTTCGGCGAATCGCCGAAAAAATACTTTCTCCGCGAAAAGGCGGACCGCATCAAAGAGGCGCTGTATCATTCGGGCGATCCGCTCTCCGGTATCGGGGATGCGTTCGGATTCTCCGATCAATTCTATTTTTCGCGCTTCTTCAAAAAGATGACGGGCGTCACCCCTTCCGATTACCGGGCATCGGTCAAAGCAGCGTGGCATCCTGAGAAGACCTCGCCCCGCGGCGGACATCGATAG